GGCGCGTCCGACTTCCTCCAGCCGTACACCCAGGGCCGCTCCGACGCCGACGCCAACGTCGCGCGGCTGCGCTCGCTGCTGGCCGGGGACGGGGCCGCGCTGGCCGACCTCGACGCGTTGCTCGCCCGGGTCGCCACCTGGCAGCGGGACATCGCCGAACCCGTCGCGGGCTCGCCCGGCGGCGCGCCCGTCCCGCTCGCCACCGTCAACGCCGAGATCGGCAAGGCCGACTTCGACGCCGTCCGGAAGGCGAGCGACGGCCTGCGCACCCGGCTGGAGGAGTCCCGGCGCCACTCGGCCGCCGAGCTCGCCGACGCCCAGACCTTCAGCCGCTGGGTGTTCGGCACCATCGCCGCCACCCTGCTGCTGCTGGCCGGTGCCGTCTTCCTCGGGCTGCGCGGCGTCACCCGGCCGCTGGACGACCTCTCCCGGGACGTCCGCCGGGTCGCCGCGGGCGACTTCGACCACCCCGTCGACGTCCCGCCCGGGCCCGCCGACCTGGCCCAGCTCGCCACCGACGTCGACCAGATGCGCCGCAGCCTGGTCGAACAGCTGACCGTCGCCGACCGGATCCGCAGCCGGCTCGACGAGCAGACCGCCGACCTGCGCCGCTCCAACACCGAGCTGGAGCAGTTCGCCTACGTCGCCTCGCACGACCTCCAGGAACCGCTGCGCAAGGTCGCCAGCTTCTGCCAGCTGCTCCAGCGCCGCTACGCCGCGCAGCTGGACGACCGGGCCAACCAGTACATCGGTTTCGCCGTGGACGGCGCCAACCGGATGCAGACCCTGATCAACGACCTGCTGGCGTTCTCCCGGGTCGGCCGGCTGCACCGCCAGTACGTGC
The window above is part of the Kitasatospora sp. NA04385 genome. Proteins encoded here:
- a CDS encoding ATP-binding protein, coding for MGTSVLAALAVLVVLGILGGWALDRASDATARLTQQSSPALITAVRLDAALVGQETGIRGYGLTGASDFLQPYTQGRSDADANVARLRSLLAGDGAALADLDALLARVATWQRDIAEPVAGSPGGAPVPLATVNAEIGKADFDAVRKASDGLRTRLEESRRHSAAELADAQTFSRWVFGTIAATLLLLAGAVFLGLRGVTRPLDDLSRDVRRVAAGDFDHPVDVPPGPADLAQLATDVDQMRRSLVEQLTVADRIRSRLDEQTADLRRSNTELEQFAYVASHDLQEPLRKVASFCQLLQRRYAAQLDDRANQYIGFAVDGANRMQTLINDLLAFSRVGRLHRQYVPVDLDKVLAETRDALAIALEETGAEITADPLPTLPGDATQLGMLLQNLLSNALKFRSPERPPRIAVTSRREGDHWELAFADNGIGIDPEFAERIFVIFQRLHTREEYPGNGIGLAMCKKIVEFHGGAIAVDTRYTGGTRIVLTLAAEAAPKPADEADPASAEVPDPRPAATATAAAATATATATAAGTAGSTR